AAAAAAGTGCGCAGTTCAAACGGAGAACTTCAACACAGGCCATCCATAAAAGTAAATGTCGAGTTCTTCGGCAAAACCTACAAAACAGTTATATCTCTTACTAACCGTTCGGATATGAAGTACCCTATGTTGATCGGCAAAAAGTTTTTGGCAAACAAATTTTTAGTTGATGTTTCAAAAGAGTATCTAACAAAAAAAATATAAATCAGGAAAAAATATGAGAGTCTATATATTATCAAGAAACAAAGAGCTCTACTCTACAAAAAGATTAGTTGAAGCAGCGCAGGCAAAAGGGTGGGAAGTCAGGGTCATAGACTACTTAAAGTGCAGTATCGAAATAGCAAAGGGCGAGCTAAAAGTGAACTATCAGGGCAAAGAGCTTCCTGCACCCGATGCTATTATTCCAAGGATCGGAGCAAGTAGAACTTTTTACGGAACTGCAATGGTGAGACACTTTGAGATGATGTCCGCTTTTTCGACATCAGGAAACTTAGCTATTGCAAGAAGCAGAGATAAGCTAAGAAGTCTTCAGATCTTATCAAAAAACGGCGTAGATATGCCAAAGACCGTTTTTGCTTCAAACAAATCAAGCGCTAAAGATGTCATAGAGCTAAGCGGAGGAGCGCCGCTTATACTAAAAATATTAGAGGGCACTCAGGGTGTAGGAGTTGTTTTGGTAGATAGCGAAAAGGCGGCAAAATCGGTTCTGGACGCATTTTACGGGATGGATGTAAACCTTCTTGTTCAAGAGTATATTGAGGAAGCCGGCGGAGCCGACATCAGAGTTTTGGTCGTAGGCGGAAAAGTTGTCGGAGCAATGAAAAGACAGGGAGCAGAAGGTGACTTTCGCTCAAACCTGCATCAGGGCGGAAGCGCAACTGCACACAAGCTCTCAAGAAAAGAGAAAGCAACAGCACTTGCAGCTGCAAAAGCGATGGGTCTTGGAGTCTGCGGAGTCGATATGATCCCATCATCAAGAGGTCCGCTTGTAATGGAAGTAAACTCTTCACCCGGACTTGAGGGAATTGAGAAATCCACACAGATAGATATAGCCGGAAAGATCATGGAGTATATTGAGAAAAACGTAACTCCAAAAAATGGGGCAAGTTCAAAAAAAAGAAAACTAAAAAAAGATAGTATCGGAGCTTAACATATGCCTAGTGCAAATTTTTTTCTAGGTTCGCAGGAGATACCAAAAGGTGCAAACCTAACCGTAAATATTGAACTCCCAAAACTCTACAACACACCGACTCAGCTTCCGATCCACGTAATAAGAGGAAAAAAAGATGGTCCTACTATTTTTATAAGCGCGGCGATTCACGGAGATGAGCTAAACGGCATAGAGATAATAAGACGGCTTAGAAAACTAAGCATTTTAAAAAAGATAAAAGGCACACTGTTGCTTGTTCCTATTGTAAATGTTTATGGAATTATGACGCTCTCAAGATATCTGCCTGACAGAAGAGACTTAAACAGAAGTTTCCCCGGGAGTCTAAAGGGCTCTCTGGCAAGCAGAGTGGCAAAAATATTTTTTGACGAGGTCGTAAGAAAGTGCGACCTCGGCATAGACCTTCACACCGCCTCGATCCACAAATCAAATCTTCCCCAAGTTAGAACGAACATAGACAACGAGTACGCTTTTTCTTTGGCAAAAGTATTTGGAGCTCCCGTTGTTCTTCACTCAGAGCTTCGAGACGGCTCTTTGAGGGCAGTTGCTCAAGAGGAGGGGATACCTATACTTCTTTATGAAGCGGGCGAGGCTCTGAGGTTTGATGAAACCTCGATAAGAATAGGAGTTCACGGAATAGTCAGCGTACTTAGAGAAAACGGTATGCTGCCAAAAGCAACAAAGAAAAGAAGCATGAAGAATCCTATAATCACAAGAAACAGCCAGTGGATACGCTCAAGCGAGAGCGGAATGCTTAGAACCATAAAGGCTCTAGGAGATACGGTGCGAAAAGATGAGATCATCGCCTTTATTGATGAACCGCTTGGAGATAACAGTTTTGAGCTAAGCGCGCCGTATGACGGTGTTATTATCGGTAAATCTGAAATACCGCTTGTGCAAGAGGGAGATGCCATCTTTCATATAGCAAAACTTAGAAATCTTGAAGTGGCAGAGAACAAGATCGAGCGTTTCAATGAGAACGTAACCGAACTGAGCGAATTTTTTGAACTCAACAACGAGGATATAATAGAGTAATCATGGAACTATTTTACGATATATTAAAACAACTTATCCGCATACCAAGCGTCGTTGGAGAGGAACACCCGTTCTTTATGTTTATAAAAAGAGAGCTTGAAGAGCTGGGCGTAAAGGTCGAGTATTACGACGGTGTACTTATCGCAAAGGGAAGTGACCCGCAGAGTGGCTACATCTCTGCTCACGCCGACAGACACGGTCTTATCTGCACTGGGCATAACGAATTTCAGTATGCTGCATTTATTGCAAAAAACAAGGCGGACTTGACGGGTGATTCAAGCTCTGAGCAGCTTCTTCACAACTTTACTGCAAGATTTGTCGATGAAAAAGTTCAGGCGTACGAACCTTGGTCTGGAACCTACTTGGGGCTTGGCTCCATCAAGGATGCTTTTTTATGCCAAAGAAGAAAGAACATTATCTTTAAAATAGAGGGTTTTGACTATCTTTTTCCAGGAACACCGATAGCTTTTACCGATAAACTTGAGATAAAAGATGACCTCATCTCGGCACAGCTTGACAATGTCGTAAGTATAGCCATCATTATATATATGTATGCCGTCGGTTATAAAGGGACAGCTTTTTTTACCGCTTCTGAGGAGGCTGGAAGAAGCTGGAGATTTTTGCTGGAGTGGTTTAGACGTTTTGATATAAAAACAGATGAGCTGCTTGTCCTTGACACAAGCCCATACCCTACTCTCGATGAGATCAGAAATATAGATATAGTTATGAGAAACAGAGATTCAAATGCCGTATTTAGATCGCCTTTAAAAAATAGGATAAAGCAGATAGCTATAAAGAACAAGATACGATATGATTTTAAAGACAGCTACCTAAAAGCTAAAATGGCTAAGAACGGCACTATCAGCTCTCTTGGAACTACAGAGCTTGGAAGACTTATTCACGCAACAAAAGGGGAGATTCAGGGAACTACCCTGCAGATCCCGACAATAGGCTACCACACAGTCCATGAGACTACTACTAAAACTGCCGTTGAGAGCATGATAAAGGTTTTAAAAAATCTGTATATAACTTAAGATATAAAAGGAAAACAGTGAGCAATGTACATAATCTGGTAGATAACCTTCATATAGAAGACTTGCAAAACGAAACGCATCCATCTATTTTTGATGAAAATGATGGTTATGAGATGTTAATCCTCAGGCTCCCTGTTCTTTTAGATGAGATGAAAGTTACCTCTACGGGTTTTATTATAACACCTGAGAATAGCTATCTATATATGAGAGACAAAAAAGAGCTCAAGCCCTTGGGAAGCCGCTTTGAAGCCCCTTATGAGATTCTAGACGGTATAGTCGATGAGCTTTTAAAAGCTTTTGATAGTTACCGCGATCTTATAGAGGATATAGAGGAGAGTCTCTACCTAAACAAAGCTACAAACTCTTTTATGAACAGATGGCTAAAACTTAAACGCAATATCGTGCGAATCGAGAGAATACTTACACATGCATCTTCGACCATGGATGAGACGATTGCATATTATAAAAAGTGTGATGATTTTCCGCTGAACCACTACCTAGATCTTCATGAGCACCTTGAGAGAACATTGCGCTCTGCTTCACTACAGCTCTCAAAACTTGACTATATCTACAAGTTTTACACAACTCAGACAAACGAGAGAATAAACCGCTCGATCTTTGCACTTACCATTATCTCTGCAATATTCTTGCCTCTAAATCTGATAGTAGGCTTTTTTGGGATGAATACCAGCGGCTTGCCTTTTTCAGATGGATTATCGGGAACAAACAGCGTTTTAATACTAATGGTCTCCTTGTCGGTTATAGCTTTTTTGGCTATCTATTTTATGAAAAGAAAAATCTAGGGGGTTTTGAAGAGTGTCACTAAAACAGGCCAAAAGACCTATTTTAGAAGGAGAAATAAAATTTTAGATATTAATAAATATCTGAGCTTGGATGGTTAGGCTTACTAATGGGAGTTTTAGCCTCTTTTGTATCGTAGTGGACTACGTTGTCTGCTTGAAGAGCACCTAATGTCAATGCGATTAATAAAATGATGTTTTTCATTTTGGTTTCCTTTGGTAAGAACGCGTTACGCTCTAAATTTTTAAATCAGAGTAATTTTATCCGATTTAACTTTTATGTTTCTTATCACTTTTTAACTACATAACAGTTTTAAGATTTTTTTAATTTTTTTGAAATATTCCTAATCACAATTTACTCTAACTCAGATACAATTCTAAAATTATAAATTACATAACAAAACCTCTTTTAAACATAGGTTTGCAAAGTAGCCAAATGCACCAGATAAGCAACCACATATTTTGCGACGACTTCATCGCAGAACTAAAACTTGAAATGCGTCTGTTAGCAAATCCATACTATGACTATCCATATCTTATTATTAAAAATTTCTTCTCAAAAGCGATCTGCCATGAGATCTCGGAGTACGCCTATAACACCTCAGAGGGAGAAAAAGCAAAGGTAAAGACAAGAGTTTTGGGCAGTGTAGTAGATCCAAGCGTGGATGAGAGCATCAGAAAGACTCTCATTCATAAACTATCTGAACTTCATCAGGGGCTCTATGAAGAGAACTTTAAAATATATCAGCCCCAAATTGAGCGCTTCTTCAGCGTAGCACTCACTACATCTACAACTCTTCAGGCGCTCGAATACACAAAAGGGTCATTTTATATAAAACATTCGGATGATTCAAACGAGCTGGTAGATGCCCATGGCAGAACGGTAGGCTTTGTTCAGGTGGCACCACAACGCAAGATCACCACAGTTCTATTTACAACCCCGCATAAAAACCATAGCCGTGAGGAGTACAGTTTTAGCGGCGGAGAACTGGTTTTTAATTATCTCTTCGATGCAGAAGGCAAGCAGATAAAACTCTACCCGGAGGCGGGAGATATGATAGTTTTTCCAAGCAACCCCATATATAGCCATGAAGTACTGCCCATAAAAGACGGCTACAGGCTGACTCTAGTTCAGTGGCATAACGCCATTGTCAACTAAACTACATTGAGAGTTTGAGATAACCCCAAATCCGCTATAATTTCACATGTCAAAATTTAAAGTTTATTCAGATTATTCGCCTGCAGGCGACCAGCCTACAGCCATTAAAACCCTAAGCGATTCTATTTTAAAAGGGAACCGTTACCAAGCCCTAGAGGGCGTGACCGGAAGCGGAAAGACCTACACAATGGCAAGTGTTATAGAAAAAGTGCAGATGCCGACCATCATAATGACGCACAACAAAACTCTTGCTGCTCAGCTCTACTCTGAGTTTAGACAATTTTTTCCAAACAACCATGTAGAGTATTTTGTCTCCTACTACGACTACTATCAGCCCGAGGCTTACATCCCGCGTCAAGACCTCTTTATTGAAAAAGACAGCGCCATAAACGATGAGCTTGAGCGTCTTCGCCTCTCCTCAACCGCAAATCTTCTCAGCTATGATGACGTTATCGTCGTGGCTTCCGTCTCTGCAAACTACGGTTTGGGAGACCCTGAAGAGTATGAAAATATGGTGCAGTCCATTGCCATAGGCGACACAATTGCACAAAAAAAGCTTCTTCTTCGCCTTGTCGAAATGGGCTATAGTCGAAACGATACCTACTTCGACAGCGGGCATATACGCGTAAACGGCGAGACTCTAGATGTTTTTCCGCCCTACTTTGAACAAGAGGCTATCCGCATAGAGTTTTTTGGTGACGAGATAGAGGCAATCTATACCTTTGATGTAATAGATAACAAAAAGCTTGAAGAGCATAAACAGTTTACCATCTACGCAACCTCGCAGTTTAGTGTTAGCCAAGAGAAAATGGCAGTTGCGATAAAGCGCATAGAAGAGGAGCTTGACGAGAGGCTTGCTTACTTTCAAAAAGAGGGCAAACTAGTTGAGTATCAGCGCCTAAAACAGAGGGTAGAGTTTGATCTTGAGATGCTGCAAACGACGGGAATGTGTAAAGGTGTAGAGAACTACTCACGACTGCTCACAAACAAAAAACCCGGAGAAGCACCCTACACTCTGCTTGATTACTTTGCTCTGCACCATAAAGAGTATCTCGTAATAGTTGATGAGTCACACGTCTCACTTCCACAATACCGAGGAATGTACGCAGGGGACAGAGCAAGAAAAGAGGTTCTTGTAGATTACGGTTTTCGTCTGCCAAGTGCGCTTGACAATAGACCATTGATGCTGGATGAGTATATACACAAAGCTCCTCACTACCTTTTTGTCTCTGCAACGCCCTCCTTGTACGAGCTTGAGATGTCAAGCACTATAGCAAAACAGATCATCCGTCCAACTGGACTTCTTGACCCCGTTTTGGAGATAAAACCATCTACAAATCAGGTGGAAGATATACATGATGAGATAAAAAAGGTCACAGTGAAAAATGAGCGTGTTTTAATAACCGTTCTTACAAAAAAGATGGCAGAGGCACTTACGAAATATCTCGCAGATCTTGGAATAAAAGTGCAATATATGCACTCAGATATTGATACGATTGAGAGGAATCAGATAATCCGCTCACTGCGTCTTGGCGAATTTGACGTTCTCATAGGGATCAACCTTCTGCGTGAAGGGCTTGACTTGCCAGAAGTGAGTCTTGTAGCAATATTGGATGCCGACAAAGAGGGGTTTTTAAGAAGCGAGACATCACTTATCCAGACGATCGGAAGAGGTGCTAGAAATGCAAACGGCAGAGTTATTCTGTATGCAAATAAAATCACTTCCTCTATGCAAAAAGCTATTGACATCACTAATGCCAGAAGAGAGATGCAGGAGAAGTACAACAAAGAGCATAATATTACGCCGACAACTACCATCCGCAAACTTGATGAAAATCTCAAAGTAGAAGATTACGGCGGTATTTACCAAAAGCATAAAAAAATGGATAAAATTCCTCCTGCAGAGAGAAAAGCGATGGTAAAAGAGCTATCACTAAAGATGAAAGAAGCAGCTCGTGAGCTAAACTTTGAAGAGGCTGCACGACTTCGTGACGAGATAACAAAAATTAAAAAACTATAGGACAAAAACTGATGGAAGATACATTTAGCAATCTTGCTACTTACGGATATATAGGACTTTTCCTCTACTCTCTTGGCGGAGGGTTTGTAGCGATCATTGCAGCAGGGGTCCTCTCTTTTATGGGCAAAATGGACTTGACGACATCTATTCTTATCGCTTTTGTTGCAAACGCACTTGGCGACTTTTTACTATTTTATATGGCAAGATACCAAAAAACAATGATGATGGACGGTCTAAAAAAACATAGAAGAAAACTTGCCCTTGCACACATCATGATGAAGAAAAACGGCTCATGGATAATACTTTTTCAAAAATTTGTGTATGGGATAAAGAC
This Sulfurimonas crateris DNA region includes the following protein-coding sequences:
- the rimK gene encoding 30S ribosomal protein S6--L-glutamate ligase; this translates as MRVYILSRNKELYSTKRLVEAAQAKGWEVRVIDYLKCSIEIAKGELKVNYQGKELPAPDAIIPRIGASRTFYGTAMVRHFEMMSAFSTSGNLAIARSRDKLRSLQILSKNGVDMPKTVFASNKSSAKDVIELSGGAPLILKILEGTQGVGVVLVDSEKAAKSVLDAFYGMDVNLLVQEYIEEAGGADIRVLVVGGKVVGAMKRQGAEGDFRSNLHQGGSATAHKLSRKEKATALAAAKAMGLGVCGVDMIPSSRGPLVMEVNSSPGLEGIEKSTQIDIAGKIMEYIEKNVTPKNGASSKKRKLKKDSIGA
- a CDS encoding succinylglutamate desuccinylase/aspartoacylase family protein — its product is MPSANFFLGSQEIPKGANLTVNIELPKLYNTPTQLPIHVIRGKKDGPTIFISAAIHGDELNGIEIIRRLRKLSILKKIKGTLLLVPIVNVYGIMTLSRYLPDRRDLNRSFPGSLKGSLASRVAKIFFDEVVRKCDLGIDLHTASIHKSNLPQVRTNIDNEYAFSLAKVFGAPVVLHSELRDGSLRAVAQEEGIPILLYEAGEALRFDETSIRIGVHGIVSVLRENGMLPKATKKRSMKNPIITRNSQWIRSSESGMLRTIKALGDTVRKDEIIAFIDEPLGDNSFELSAPYDGVIIGKSEIPLVQEGDAIFHIAKLRNLEVAENKIERFNENVTELSEFFELNNEDIIE
- a CDS encoding peptidase M42, with translation MELFYDILKQLIRIPSVVGEEHPFFMFIKRELEELGVKVEYYDGVLIAKGSDPQSGYISAHADRHGLICTGHNEFQYAAFIAKNKADLTGDSSSEQLLHNFTARFVDEKVQAYEPWSGTYLGLGSIKDAFLCQRRKNIIFKIEGFDYLFPGTPIAFTDKLEIKDDLISAQLDNVVSIAIIIYMYAVGYKGTAFFTASEEAGRSWRFLLEWFRRFDIKTDELLVLDTSPYPTLDEIRNIDIVMRNRDSNAVFRSPLKNRIKQIAIKNKIRYDFKDSYLKAKMAKNGTISSLGTTELGRLIHATKGEIQGTTLQIPTIGYHTVHETTTKTAVESMIKVLKNLYIT
- a CDS encoding CorA family divalent cation transporter — its product is MSNVHNLVDNLHIEDLQNETHPSIFDENDGYEMLILRLPVLLDEMKVTSTGFIITPENSYLYMRDKKELKPLGSRFEAPYEILDGIVDELLKAFDSYRDLIEDIEESLYLNKATNSFMNRWLKLKRNIVRIERILTHASSTMDETIAYYKKCDDFPLNHYLDLHEHLERTLRSASLQLSKLDYIYKFYTTQTNERINRSIFALTIISAIFLPLNLIVGFFGMNTSGLPFSDGLSGTNSVLILMVSLSVIAFLAIYFMKRKI
- a CDS encoding 2OG-Fe(II) oxygenase; the protein is MHQISNHIFCDDFIAELKLEMRLLANPYYDYPYLIIKNFFSKAICHEISEYAYNTSEGEKAKVKTRVLGSVVDPSVDESIRKTLIHKLSELHQGLYEENFKIYQPQIERFFSVALTTSTTLQALEYTKGSFYIKHSDDSNELVDAHGRTVGFVQVAPQRKITTVLFTTPHKNHSREEYSFSGGELVFNYLFDAEGKQIKLYPEAGDMIVFPSNPIYSHEVLPIKDGYRLTLVQWHNAIVN
- the uvrB gene encoding excinuclease ABC subunit UvrB; this encodes MSKFKVYSDYSPAGDQPTAIKTLSDSILKGNRYQALEGVTGSGKTYTMASVIEKVQMPTIIMTHNKTLAAQLYSEFRQFFPNNHVEYFVSYYDYYQPEAYIPRQDLFIEKDSAINDELERLRLSSTANLLSYDDVIVVASVSANYGLGDPEEYENMVQSIAIGDTIAQKKLLLRLVEMGYSRNDTYFDSGHIRVNGETLDVFPPYFEQEAIRIEFFGDEIEAIYTFDVIDNKKLEEHKQFTIYATSQFSVSQEKMAVAIKRIEEELDERLAYFQKEGKLVEYQRLKQRVEFDLEMLQTTGMCKGVENYSRLLTNKKPGEAPYTLLDYFALHHKEYLVIVDESHVSLPQYRGMYAGDRARKEVLVDYGFRLPSALDNRPLMLDEYIHKAPHYLFVSATPSLYELEMSSTIAKQIIRPTGLLDPVLEIKPSTNQVEDIHDEIKKVTVKNERVLITVLTKKMAEALTKYLADLGIKVQYMHSDIDTIERNQIIRSLRLGEFDVLIGINLLREGLDLPEVSLVAILDADKEGFLRSETSLIQTIGRGARNANGRVILYANKITSSMQKAIDITNARREMQEKYNKEHNITPTTTIRKLDENLKVEDYGGIYQKHKKMDKIPPAERKAMVKELSLKMKEAARELNFEEAARLRDEITKIKKL
- a CDS encoding DedA family protein gives rise to the protein MEDTFSNLATYGYIGLFLYSLGGGFVAIIAAGVLSFMGKMDLTTSILIAFVANALGDFLLFYMARYQKTMMMDGLKKHRRKLALAHIMMKKNGSWIILFQKFVYGIKTLIPIAIGLTKYDFKKFAILNVLSAGVWALAFGLGSYYSGSFLMNIAETISQKPWIAPIVLVVLGGALWLYMTHATKRKVK